One Gossypium hirsutum isolate 1008001.06 chromosome A11, Gossypium_hirsutum_v2.1, whole genome shotgun sequence genomic window carries:
- the LOC107924098 gene encoding uncharacterized protein isoform X1 codes for MGVFVLPSSAFGVLLPHFPVVSLGTPRGQFHLVLGSSSNRKRKNLLTGNWQCRPRIVAASNRDNSKDNVTDDEDGSLLGSYEMLEMKEDELVEARRALSEVKARQAALEKEREQLLEDFASSEAKQKEYVASVLHDKELAVSELESTKSLFHQKLQESVKEKFALESKLVLARQDAVELAVQVEKLAEVAFRQATSHILEDAKLRISAAETLAAESAFQIDEQIRKSTEGTIFSIIEESKDAINKALDVAENAIDEATQAVAVFTDAVNPIDVIASAQSENIKLQGAVSDLEAQLLVSESELDRLKLELQQAQVQANAAELRSSNAEKALLEFQELSRKKALEQEEEIRSLLEKIKKEAVERKKALSKAFKAELESIKAAVDASKEITCSRDNAYMRRCEALQRSLRTSESALKMWRQRAEMAQSLLLKERSEKEDDEDVIYIANGGRIDLLTDDDSQKWKLLSYGPRKEIPQWMARRIRSIRPKFPPRKTDISKALNSSFKSLELPKLDEVWSIAQEKLREGDMLTEHVIEKEVIEKKRKALERALQRKTVKWKRIPEETKIEPGTGTGREIVFQGFNWESWRRQWYQELAFKAADLSHSGITAVWLPPPTQSVAPQGYMPSDLYNLNSSYGSVEDLKSCIEEMHSQELLALGDIVLNHRCAHKQSPNGVWNIFGGKLAWGPEAIVCDDPNFQGHGNPSSGDIFHAAPNIDHSQHFVRKDVKEWLYWLRNDIGYDGWRLDFVRGFSGTFVKEYIEASNPAFAIGEYWDSMAYEHGNLCYNQDAHRQRIVNWINATGGTSSAFDVTTKGILHSALHDQYWRLIDPQGKPTGVMGWWPSRACTFLENHDTGSTQGHWPFPRDKLTQGYAYILTHPGTPVIFYDHFYEFGIRDVLTELIEARRRAGIHCRSSVKIYHANTEGYVAQVGNMLVIKLGHFDWNPSKENQLDGRWQKFIDKGADYQIWLRQ; via the exons ATGGGTGTTTTTGTATTACCAAGTTCAGCCTTTGGGGTGCTTCTTCCCCACTTCCCTGTTGTTTCATTAGGCACGCCACGTGGGCAGTTTCATTTAGTCTTGGGAAGCTCTTCTAACAGGAAAAG GAAGAATTTACTTACTGGAAACTGGCAGTGCAGACCAAGGATAGTTGCTGCCTCAAATAGG GATAATTCCAAAGACAATGTCACAGATGATGAGGATGGTTCTTTGTTGGGGAGTTATGAAATGTTGGAGATGAAAGAAGATGAGTTAGTGGAGGCGAGAAGGGCTCTTTCTGAGGTTAAGGCCAGACAAGCAGCccttgaaaaagaaagagaacaaTTGCTTGAAGACTTTGCTAGTTCTGAGGCTAAACAGAAGGAATATGTGGCTTCCGTTTTGCATGACAAAGAATTGGCTGTTTCAGAACTGGAGTCGACCAAATCTCTGTTCCATCAGAAGCTGCAGGAGTCAGTGAAAGAGAAATTTGCCTTGGAATCTAAGTTGGTTCTTGCAAGACAAGATGCTGTTGAACTTGCAGTACAAGTTGAAAAGTTAGCGGAGGTTGCTTTCCGACAGGCCACATCTCACATATTAGAAGATGCCAAGCTGAGGATTTCAGCTGCAGAAACCTTGGCTGCTGAGTCAGCTTTTCAAATTGATGAACAGATAAGAAAATCAACCGAAGGTACTATATTCTCAATTATAGAGGAGTCTAAAGATGCTATAAATAAGGCCCTTGATGTGGCTGAAAATGCCATTGATGAGGCTACACAAGCTGTAGCAGTATTCACTGACGCTGTAAATCCCATTGATGTTATTGCTTCTGCTCAGTCTGAGAATATTAAGTTACAAGGTGCTGTCAGTGATTTAGAAGCTCAACTATTGGTTTCAGAGAGTGAGCTTGATAGGTTGAAACTGGAGTTGCAACAGGCCCAAGTACAAGCAAATGCAGCTGAACTCCGATCCAGTAATGCTGAGAAGGCATTGCTTGAATTCCAAGAGTTGAGTAGGAAAAAGGCTCTTGAGCAGGAAGAGGAGATTAGGTCTTTACtggagaaaataaagaaagaagcaGTTGAAAGAAAGAAGGCTTTGTCCAAGGCTTTTAAGGCTGAGTTGGAAAGCATCAAGGCTGCTGTTGATGCTTCCAAAGAAATAACATGTTCAAGAGACAATGCCTACATGAGAAGATGTGAAGCCCTGCAGAGGTCACTGAGGACATCTGAGAGTGCTTTAAAGATGTGGAGACAGAGAGCAGAGATGGCACAGTCATTGTTGTTGAAGGAAAGATCAGAAAAGGAAGATGATGAAGACGTCATCTATATAGCTAATGGTGGGAGGATAGACCTTTTGACTGATGATGATTCACAGAAATGGAAACTTCTGAGTTATGGTCCACGTAAAGAGATACCTCAGTGGATGGCAAGAAGGATTAGGAGCATCCGTCCAAAGTTTCCTCCTAGAAAGACAGACATATCTAAAGCCTTAAATTCCAGTTTTAAATCGTTGGAATTGCCCAAACTTGATGAGGTTTGGTCTATTGCTCAAGAAAAGCTAAGAGAAGGTGATATGCTTACTGAACATGTTATCGAAAAAGAAGTAATAGAGAAGAAACGGAAAGCTTTGGAACGAGCACTCCAGCGAAAGACAGTTAAATGGAAGAGGATTCCAGAAGAAACAAAAATAG AGCCAGGAACTGGAACAGGACGAGAAATTGTG TTCCAAGGTTTCAATTGGGAAAGTTGGAGAAGGCAATGGTACCAGGAGCTAGCTTTCAAGGCAGCTGATTTATCTCATTCTGGGATAACAGCAGTATGGCTCCCACCACCAACACAATCTGTTGCACCCCAAG GTTATATGCCTTCTGATCTTTACAACTTGAACTCCTCATATGGATCTGTCGAAGACCTGAAATCTTGTATAGAGGAAATGCATTCTCAGGAACTTCTG GCATTGGGAGATATTGTGCTTAACCATAGATGCGCACATAAACAG AGTCCAAATGGCGTCTGGAATATTTTTGGCGGCAAACTTGCATGGGGGCCTGAAGCTATTGTTTGTGATGATCCAAATTTCCAGGGCCATGGGAATCCTTCAAGTG GTGATATCTTCCATGCGGCACCAAATATTGATCATTCGCAGCACTTTGTGCGAAAAGATGTAAAGGAATGGTTATACTGGCTCCGTAATGATATTGGTTATGATGGGTGGCGGCTTGACTTTGTGAG AGGCTTCTCTGGAACATTTGTGAAAGAATATATAGAAGCTTCAAATCCTGCATTTGCTATAGGAGAATATTGGGACAGTATGGCTTATGAACATGGTAACTTATGTTACAATCAAG ATGCTCACCGGCAACGGATAGTAAACTGGATCAATGCCACTGGTGGTACTTCCTCAGCTTTTGATGTCACGACAAAG GGGATACTCCACTCTGCTTTACATGATCAATACTGGAGACTGATAGATCCTCAAGGAAAACCAACAGGAGTAATGGGATGGTGGCCTTCACGCGCATGTACGTTTTTAGAGAACCATGATACGGGATCTACCCAG GGTCACTGGCCTTTTCCCCGTGATAAGCTTACACAAGGATATGCTTACATCTTGACGCATCCGGGAACT CCTGTAATATTTTATGACCACTTTTATGAATTTGGCATCCGTGATGTCTTGACGGAATTAATAGAAGCTCGAAGACGGGCTGGGATCCACTGCCGAAGTTCTGTCAAGATATACCACGCCAATACCGAAGGTTATGTTGCTCAGGTCGGCAATATGCTAGTGATCAAACTAGGGCATTTCGATTGGAATCCTTCAAAGGAAAATCAGTTGGATGGGAGATGGCAAAAGTTCATTGATAAAGGAGCAGATTATCAAATTTGGTTAAGACAGTAA
- the LOC107924098 gene encoding uncharacterized protein isoform X2, which translates to MGVFVLPSSAFGVLLPHFPVVSLGTPRGQFHLVLGSSSNRKRKNLLTGNWQCRPRIVAASNRDNSKDNVTDDEDGSLLGSYEMLEMKEDELVEARRALSEVKARQAALEKEREQLLEDFASSEAKQKEYVASVLHDKELAVSELESTKSLFHQKLQESVKEKFALESKLVLARQDAVELAVQVEKLAEVAFRQATSHILEDAKLRISAAETLAAESAFQIDEQIRKSTEGTIFSIIEESKDAINKALDVAENAIDEATQAVAVFTDAVNPIDVIASAQSENIKLQGAVSDLEAQLLVSESELDRLKLELQQAQVQANAAELRSSNAEKALLEFQELSRKKALEQEEEIRSLLEKIKKEAVERKKALSKAFKAELESIKAAVDASKEITCSRDNAYMRRCEALQRSLRTSESALKMWRQRAEMAQSLLLKERSEKEDDEDVIYIANGGRIDLLTDDDSQKWKLLSYGPRKEIPQWMARRIRSIRPKFPPRKTDISKALNSSFKSLELPKLDEVWSIAQEKLREGDMLTEHVIEKEVIEKKRKALERALQRKTVKWKRIPEETKIEPGTGTGREIVFQGFNWESWRRQWYQELAFKAADLSHSGITAVWLPPPTQSVAPQGYMPSDLYNLNSSYGSVEDLKSCIEEMHSQELLALGDIVLNHRCAHKQSPNGVWNIFGGKLAWGPEAIVCDDPNFQGHGNPSSGDIFHAAPNIDHSQHFVRKDVKEWLYWLRNDIGYDGWRLDFVRGFSGTFVKEYIEASNPAFAIGEYWDSMAYEHGNLCYNQDAHRQRIVNWINATGGTSSAFDVTTKGILHSALHDQYWRLIDPQGKPTGVMGWWPSRAWSLAFSP; encoded by the exons ATGGGTGTTTTTGTATTACCAAGTTCAGCCTTTGGGGTGCTTCTTCCCCACTTCCCTGTTGTTTCATTAGGCACGCCACGTGGGCAGTTTCATTTAGTCTTGGGAAGCTCTTCTAACAGGAAAAG GAAGAATTTACTTACTGGAAACTGGCAGTGCAGACCAAGGATAGTTGCTGCCTCAAATAGG GATAATTCCAAAGACAATGTCACAGATGATGAGGATGGTTCTTTGTTGGGGAGTTATGAAATGTTGGAGATGAAAGAAGATGAGTTAGTGGAGGCGAGAAGGGCTCTTTCTGAGGTTAAGGCCAGACAAGCAGCccttgaaaaagaaagagaacaaTTGCTTGAAGACTTTGCTAGTTCTGAGGCTAAACAGAAGGAATATGTGGCTTCCGTTTTGCATGACAAAGAATTGGCTGTTTCAGAACTGGAGTCGACCAAATCTCTGTTCCATCAGAAGCTGCAGGAGTCAGTGAAAGAGAAATTTGCCTTGGAATCTAAGTTGGTTCTTGCAAGACAAGATGCTGTTGAACTTGCAGTACAAGTTGAAAAGTTAGCGGAGGTTGCTTTCCGACAGGCCACATCTCACATATTAGAAGATGCCAAGCTGAGGATTTCAGCTGCAGAAACCTTGGCTGCTGAGTCAGCTTTTCAAATTGATGAACAGATAAGAAAATCAACCGAAGGTACTATATTCTCAATTATAGAGGAGTCTAAAGATGCTATAAATAAGGCCCTTGATGTGGCTGAAAATGCCATTGATGAGGCTACACAAGCTGTAGCAGTATTCACTGACGCTGTAAATCCCATTGATGTTATTGCTTCTGCTCAGTCTGAGAATATTAAGTTACAAGGTGCTGTCAGTGATTTAGAAGCTCAACTATTGGTTTCAGAGAGTGAGCTTGATAGGTTGAAACTGGAGTTGCAACAGGCCCAAGTACAAGCAAATGCAGCTGAACTCCGATCCAGTAATGCTGAGAAGGCATTGCTTGAATTCCAAGAGTTGAGTAGGAAAAAGGCTCTTGAGCAGGAAGAGGAGATTAGGTCTTTACtggagaaaataaagaaagaagcaGTTGAAAGAAAGAAGGCTTTGTCCAAGGCTTTTAAGGCTGAGTTGGAAAGCATCAAGGCTGCTGTTGATGCTTCCAAAGAAATAACATGTTCAAGAGACAATGCCTACATGAGAAGATGTGAAGCCCTGCAGAGGTCACTGAGGACATCTGAGAGTGCTTTAAAGATGTGGAGACAGAGAGCAGAGATGGCACAGTCATTGTTGTTGAAGGAAAGATCAGAAAAGGAAGATGATGAAGACGTCATCTATATAGCTAATGGTGGGAGGATAGACCTTTTGACTGATGATGATTCACAGAAATGGAAACTTCTGAGTTATGGTCCACGTAAAGAGATACCTCAGTGGATGGCAAGAAGGATTAGGAGCATCCGTCCAAAGTTTCCTCCTAGAAAGACAGACATATCTAAAGCCTTAAATTCCAGTTTTAAATCGTTGGAATTGCCCAAACTTGATGAGGTTTGGTCTATTGCTCAAGAAAAGCTAAGAGAAGGTGATATGCTTACTGAACATGTTATCGAAAAAGAAGTAATAGAGAAGAAACGGAAAGCTTTGGAACGAGCACTCCAGCGAAAGACAGTTAAATGGAAGAGGATTCCAGAAGAAACAAAAATAG AGCCAGGAACTGGAACAGGACGAGAAATTGTG TTCCAAGGTTTCAATTGGGAAAGTTGGAGAAGGCAATGGTACCAGGAGCTAGCTTTCAAGGCAGCTGATTTATCTCATTCTGGGATAACAGCAGTATGGCTCCCACCACCAACACAATCTGTTGCACCCCAAG GTTATATGCCTTCTGATCTTTACAACTTGAACTCCTCATATGGATCTGTCGAAGACCTGAAATCTTGTATAGAGGAAATGCATTCTCAGGAACTTCTG GCATTGGGAGATATTGTGCTTAACCATAGATGCGCACATAAACAG AGTCCAAATGGCGTCTGGAATATTTTTGGCGGCAAACTTGCATGGGGGCCTGAAGCTATTGTTTGTGATGATCCAAATTTCCAGGGCCATGGGAATCCTTCAAGTG GTGATATCTTCCATGCGGCACCAAATATTGATCATTCGCAGCACTTTGTGCGAAAAGATGTAAAGGAATGGTTATACTGGCTCCGTAATGATATTGGTTATGATGGGTGGCGGCTTGACTTTGTGAG AGGCTTCTCTGGAACATTTGTGAAAGAATATATAGAAGCTTCAAATCCTGCATTTGCTATAGGAGAATATTGGGACAGTATGGCTTATGAACATGGTAACTTATGTTACAATCAAG ATGCTCACCGGCAACGGATAGTAAACTGGATCAATGCCACTGGTGGTACTTCCTCAGCTTTTGATGTCACGACAAAG GGGATACTCCACTCTGCTTTACATGATCAATACTGGAGACTGATAGATCCTCAAGGAAAACCAACAGGAGTAATGGGATGGTGGCCTTCACGCGCAT GGTCACTGGCCTTTTCCCCGTGA